The Plasmodium knowlesi strain H genome assembly, chromosome: 12 sequence TTGATTCTCATGAGAAATCCCACTGAGGGTTattttaaggagaaaatgggCAATGCGAAGCGGTAAAAATGAGGGTGAAAAACGCTAGCGCGCACTTGGCGAAACCAGCGGCAACTCCCCAAAATGGATCGCTCAGACGAGTTCATGTGCTTATGCAGGAAGCGCGACAAAGGCGTGTCCCTCACGCGCAGGGAAAATAAGTGCAAGGATGCCTTTCTTATCCACAGCAGCAAAATATACACAACCCTCCTTGCCAACTGTGACTACATAGATAACAACACGCTAAAGCAATATAACCTCACAATTCCCCGAAGCATACacgtgaaggagaaaaagaccAGGGTCAAAAGTAAAGGCAATTTACTCTACGCCGTCAACAAAATTTCAGAAGACATTAACCTTTTAAAACCAAAGACGGAGACGGAAACACATAAGCATGTGTTATGCTGCCTAAATAGCCTCCTTGGTATTTTCATTGACATTATTAACAAGTATGAACACAACTTAAGTAGCTACCATTTGAAGTTGAATCGATACACGAACTTTTGCTTCTACGACGTGAAAGGCATCAAGTGTAACTTTGATTACCTTAGCAGATTGAACCGTTACATATACGCAACCAATTCATATGACAGCCATTTTAGAAAACCCGATGCACTTTTGGGCCTAACACATGGAGGAGGTACCCCTGACCAAGAGACGCACTCAAATAATCACCACGCCGTTGACTCCATCAAGAGCAGCAACACTGGGGAGcaccaaaatggagaaaatcgCCTCGACTATCACTTAGAGAGAGagaaatgtgaaaattaCCTTTTGGATGAAGGAGGAGAGCAGCAGAACATGGCGAAGGAAAATTCCATGAAAAACATGACTGCGAGAAAacgaagggaaaagaaagtcGTCAAATTCGATACGTATAACTAtgttgaagaggaagaggcaAAAAGAGGGCAGGAGGGAGTATTTCTCCCCACCTCGAGCAGCAATTATAATTACACCCTCAACGCGAACCAACAATTGGAATTCAAAAAGTACGTGGACCTCtttgagaaggaagaaaacaccTACATCATGGAAACTAAAAGCAAAATCGCCAAAATAAGCAAACTAATGAACATATTTGTTACAAAGATATATGAACAGAATGAGAACTTGAACATGATAGAGCACGTGGTGGAGGAAAGCATAGAGAACGTAGCCCAAGGGAATACCTACCTCAGTAAAatacaaaacaagaaaagcATGAACTCCCTCATCTTCTTCGTCCTCCTGTGCACCTCCCTCTTTTTGCTCATCTTCGATTTGCTCCGATAGTGATGATGCGGAAGAGGCgacgaaaaagaagaagttacCCCAAATCGTTAAGAAGCTTTCCCCAACTGCAACGAAACTTCGTTAAATACTAAACCGCTATGAGGTAGCACATTTACCTCCCTGTAGTCTCTCCGGGCGGGAGCCAGGCTATCCTATGCAATGCCCATTTGGACAATGCAGAATTGCACACGCATCctttcaaaataatttttttttttttttttttttttttttttgtctgtcGGGAAGcagcaaaatgggaaaatgttttttttaatcctccATGtaatgtgcacacatatagcTCTCTTCAATGTGCATCCCATTTTATGCCCCTattcgtccttttttctcatgcagagaaaaaggaaaaaattccttctcctGACCCCCAATCGGGGATGAGGAGAGCACCTTCTTTGACTTTTGAAGAGGTAAGGTttagtttaaaaaaaattacaaaacaGCATTTTCATTCAAATGGTTGTTGTATGCAGGTATGGGTAGGTAAATATAGCACACATAATGCATACATTTCAAcgaaacacaaaaaaaaaaaaaaaaaaaaaaaaggaaaaagacgGGGGGAAGAGGCAACGGTCATGCAAGCGTTACTACTATTTTGTCGCCCTGTCCGGATGGAAgcgcaaaatataaattttttttcttccccccttaaaggaatgtttttttcttcgccgAAATAGCTAactggcaaaaaaaaaaaaaaaaaaaaaaaacacacatatgtattgCAATCCAGCTAGCCAATTTATCAAACAAAGCAGGCTGCACGAGCAAAGTGCAATTCTTAAAGAGTAAAATTATGACTCGtgcagctttttttttttttttttttttttcgatttccCCTATTTGAACTATACACCTTGTGGATTAAGATGTAGGTGTGCC is a genomic window containing:
- a CDS encoding Qa-SNARE protein, putative gives rise to the protein MDRSDEFMCLCRKRDKGVSLTRRENKCKDAFLIHSSKIYTTLLANCDYIDNNTLKQYNLTIPRSIHVKEKKTRVKSKGNLLYAVNKISEDINLLKPKTETETHKHVLCCLNSLLGIFIDIINKYEHNLSSYHLKLNRYTNFCFYDVKGIKCNFDYLSRLNRYIYATNSYDSHFRKPDALLGLTHGGGTPDQETHSNNHHAVDSIKSSNTGEHQNGENRLDYHLEREKCENYLLDEGGEQQNMAKENSMKNMTARKRREKKVVKFDTYNYVEEEEAKRGQEGVFLPTSSSNYNYTLNANQQLEFKKYVDLFEKEENTYIMETKSKIAKISKLMNIFVTKIYEQNENLNMIEHVVEESIENVAQGNTYLSKIQNKKSMNSLIFFVLLCTSLFLLIFDLLR